DNA from Candidatus Gastranaerophilales bacterium:
CTTCTAAACGCTAAAGAATCTGAAGCTGTTGCAAAAATTATTTTGACACCAGCAGGCAGTGTAAATCCTGCTATCGTAGGTCAACCGGCTTACAAAATTGCAGAACTTGCAGGGCTTAAAGTTCCAGAAGACGCAAAAGTATTGGTAAGCGAAAGAAAAGATGTTTCTGTTGAAGATCCTTTCGCTCATGAAAAATTATCTCCAATCTTAGCTATGTATAAAGCTAAAGATTACGAAGATGCTGTTAAAAAAGCTCACGACTTAGTGCTTCTAGGCGGTGCAGGTCACTCAGCAGCATTATATACAGATGCAAGAACTCAAGAAAGAATTGACTATTTCTCACATATTATCCCTACTTGCAGATTGTTGATTAACTCACCATCATCTCAAGGTGGTATCGGTGACTTATACAACTTCAAATTAGAACCATCATTGACATTAGGTTGCGGTTCTTGGGGCGGCAACGCAGTTAGTGGTAACGTAGGCGTTGAACACTTATTGAATTACAAAACAGTCGCTGAAAGGAGAGAAAATATGCTATGGTTTAAGGTTCCACCGAAACTTTACTTCAAACGTGGTGCTGTTGATTTAGCTTTGCGTGAATTAGAAGGCAAAAAACGTGCATTTATCGTAACAGACAGATTCTTATTCAATTCAGGTGCTGTTTATAACATCACTAACGTTTTAGATGAAATCGGTATCGATTACCAAATCTTCTTCGACGTTAAACCAGACCCGACTATAGCTACTATTAATCAGGCTATGGATATCATAAGACCTTATGAACCTGATGTTATTATTTCATTGGGTGGTGGTTCACCGATGGATGCGGCTAAAATTATGTGGTTAATGTATGAACAACCTGATACAGATTTCTCAGATATTTCAATGAGATTTATGGATATCAGAAAGAGAATTTGCAGAATTCCTGATCTTGGTAAAAAAGCTACAATGGTTGCTATTCCTACAACTTCAGGTACCGGTTCAGAAGTTACACCATTTGCAATTATTACAGATGAAAAGACTCATGTAAAATATGCAATCGCTGATTATGCTTTGACTCCAAATATGGCAATCGTTGACCCTAACTTCGTTGACGGAATGCCTAAGGGCTTAACTGCAGCATCAGGTATCGATGCTTTGGTTCACGCTATTGAAGCTTATGTATCAGCTATGGCTACAAACTTCACAAATTCAAATGCTTTAGAAGCTTCTAAATTGGTATTCAGATATTTAGGACGCTCATACTCTGATGGTGCTAACGACCCGATTGCAAGAGAAAAAATGCACTATGCTGCAACTATTGCAGGTATGGCATTTGCTAACTCATTCTTAGGCTTGTGTCACTCAATGGCTCACAAGCTAGGTGCTATGTATAATGTACCTCACGGTGTAGCTAATGCGTTGTTAATAAGACAAGTAATCAAATACAATGCAACCGATAAGCCTAAAAAACAAGCAATCTTCCCGCAATACAAATTCCCGAATGCAAAAGCAAAATATGCACAAATTGCTGATGAACTCGGCTTGGGCGGAAAAAATGACGATGAAAAAGTTGAATTGTTAATCAAGGCAATTGATAAATTGATGAAAGAAATCAATTTGCCAAATTCAATCAAAGATTTCGGTGTTTCTGAAAAAGAATTCAACGAAAGATTAGATGAATTAGTTGAATTGGCATTTGACGATCAATGTACAGGTGCTAACCCGGCATATCCATTGATGGAAGATATCAAACGCATTTATCAACAAGCTTTTGTTGGTGAAATATAAACATAAGAAACCTTATTTGTGTCATGAAGGGTCGGAATTCCGACCCTTTCTTTTATGATAGATATTTGTATTAATTTGTCATAATATATATAAAAAAATAGTGAAAAATTTCACATTTTGTAGTAATATAAAGTGGAGAGTCGCGGAAATATTGAAATTCAATCGTGAAAAAAGGGCGTAATGTGATAAAAGCCAGTTTTCTGAATAGGTCAAAATCACTTAAGTACCTTTTTAAATTGAGTAGATAAATCGCAATTAGGAAGAAATATCATGCATAAGAGAATTTCAGAAAAAGTTATTAATAGACTTACTTTGTACCATTGTATTTTGGTTGATTATATGGAGAAAAACATTGAAGTTATCTCTAGTCCTCAAATTGCTGCTTTGCTTCAAATTGACGATTCTCAAGTACGTAAGGATATCAGCCATTTGAATAACATTGGCAAATGCCGTGTGGGTTATATAGTGAAAGATTTGAAAGAATCTATTGAAAAGACATTAGGGTTTGAAAAGCCTAAAGACGCTTTCATTGTAGGGGCGGGGAATTTAGGTTTGGCTCTTGCAAAATATGACAATTTTGAAAGTTATGGTTTGAATGTTTTGGCTCTTTTTGACAATGACCCGTTAAAGGTTGATATGTCTGTTAATAGCAAGCAGATTTTTCATATTTCTAAATTGCCTAATTTGACAAGTAGGTTAAGTGTTGAGATTGCTATTTTGACAGTCCCGAGAGAACATGCACAAAAAACAGCTGAATTTTTAATTGATTCTAATATTAAATATATTTGGAATTTTACGCCTTCAGTTTTGAATGTTCCATCTGATATTCAGGTGTGGAATGAAAATTTGATGGGTAATTTCTTGCAATTTACTTATAATATTCAGTAAAATTGAGTCAGGTAGTGTTTTTCTAAAACGCCTAGAGATAATGTGTTTAGAGTGTTTTAGCAGTTGTTGTCATAAATATTTTTATAGAAAAACCGGTTTAAACTCAATGGATACAGGTCTTTTACTGTTTTTGCAAAATTTTATTTATACAGAAATCTTCTAAATGCTTTAATAAAGTGATTGTAGGCTGTTCATATCTTTGTAACATTCGTATTTATAAAGTGAAATAAAAAATTTCTGCATGATAAAATCAATAAGGAATGTTCAGAGAGGCAGTTATGCAAAATTTGATAAGGAAATTTATATTTTTAACACTGGGAGCCATTATCGCAGCGTTTGCACTTGAAGGGTTTTTAGTCCCGAACAGAATTATTGACGGCGGAGTTGTCGGCATATCTATTATGTGCCATACTTTAACGTCAAAGCCATTGGGATTGTTTATTTTCTGTTTGAATTTGCCGTTTTTGTTTTTGGCATACAAAAAATTCGGAAAACGATTTGTTTTATCAACATTATATTCGGTTTCAGTATTATCAATATTTGTCACGGTTTTTAAAACTACGCAGGTAACAAATGATTTTACTTTAGCTGCTGTTTTCGGCGGTGTAATATTGGGTCTTGGCGTCGGGTTAATTTTGAGGAATGAGGGCTCTCTTGACGGAACAGAGATTGTATCTATCAGATTGGCTAAAAAAATCGGATTTTCAGTTGGCGAAATTATTATGTTTTTTAATGTATTTATATTTTTGGCTGCAGGATTCTTGTATGGTTGGAGTCAGGCTATGTATTCGATTTTAACCTATTTTATTGCGTATAAAGTTATTGATATTGTTATTGAGGGGTTAAACGAGTCGAAATCAATTAGGGTCGTTTCTGATTTTTCTAATGAAATCGGGCAAGCCATTATAAATGATTTGGACGCAAGTGTTACTTATATTGATGCTGAGGGCGGGTTCTCTGGGGCTAAAAAACGAATTGTTTTTTGTATAATATCAAGGCTTGAGTTGATGAAGTTGAAAAAGATAATTAAAGATATTGACCCTACTGCTTTTATCGCAATCGAAAATGTTCATGAAGTAGAAGGCGTAAGAATTAAGAAGAAAAAAATATAAACCTTTGAAAAATTGCTGTTTTTGGGGTAAATTTATTTTATACGTACGAAAGTGAGAAGATTATAAAAATGACTTGTAAAACATCGATGAAAACAAACGGCTGTGGAGAGCTGACAAGTAAAAATATAGGCGAAACCATTACTCTTGCAGGATGGGCATCTGCCGTCAGAGATTTAGGCGGCATTATCTTTATTGAATTGAGAGACCGCACAGGGGTATTCCAATTGGTTTCTGACCCTAATAAAAATCCTGAAGTTTATAAAATTATTCAAAAAGTAAAATCTGAATATGTCCTTCAAGCGACAGGCGTTATTTCTATGCGACCTGATGAAACCTATAACGACAAGCTTCCTACAGGTGAAGTTGAAATTTATCCTACAGAGTTGAAAATTCTTTCAGAAGCTCAACCTTTGCCTTTCCCATTGGAAAGTGAAGATGTTTCAGAAGATGTTCGTTTAAAATACAGATATTTAGATATAAGAAGACCTCAAACTATTGAAAATTTGAAAGTCAGACATAATGTCGTTTCTGCAATAAGAAATTATTTGAATAATAATAGTTTCTTAGAAGTTGAAACTCCGATTTTGATAAATACAACTCCTGAAGGAGCTCGTGATTACTTGGTTCCGTCAAGAGTCCACGAGGGCAAGTTTTACGCTTTGCCACAATCACCTCAAATCTTCAAGCAATTGTTGATGGTTGGTGGCGTTGAAAGATATTATCAAGTTGCAAAATGTTTCCGTGATGAGGATTTGAGAGCTGACAGACAGCCTGAATTTACTCAAGTTGATATGGAAATGTCTTTTGTAAACCAAGATGATGTCATCTCAATGGTTGAGGGGCTTTTGATTGATGCTTTTAAAGCTGCAGGTGTTGAGGTTAAACCTCCTTTTGTTCGTATGCCTTGGCAAGAAGCTATGGACAGATTCGGCTCTGATAAGCCTGATACTCGCTTCGGATTAGAACTTTTTGACGTTACTGATATTATGGAAGCGTCTACTTTCCAAGCGTTCAAAGATGTTATCGCTGCAGGCGGTACTGTTAGAGCGATTAGAATACCGGGAATTGCCGGATATTCAAGAAAAGAAATGGACGATGTCAGAAATCTCGCTATAAAATTTGGTGCAAAAGGCTTGGCATGGGTTACTTATATGGAATCAGGCGAGGTTAAATCTCCTGTATTTAAGTTCTTGAACGAAGAACAAATTGCAGAAATTCAAAAACGTGCTAACGCTGATAAAGGGGATATCGTATTCTTTGTAGCTGATAAGCCAAAAGTCGTTTTCGATGTTTTAGGTCGTTTCAGATTATACTTCGGCGACAAATTAGGCATGATTGATGACAAAAAACATAATTTGTTGTGGGTAGTCGATTTCCCGATGTTTGAGTGGAGTGAAGAAGAAGGTCGCTTTATGGCTATGCACCACCCATTCACATCTCCAAATTTAGATGATTTGGACAAGCTTGATGCTGATGATTTGGGTCATGTTAATTCAATAGCTTACGATATAGTTTATAACGGTACAGAATTAGGCGGCGGAAGCGTTAGAATACACTCATCAGATGTTCAAAGCAAAATATTTAAAGCTCTTCGTTTGAGTGATGAAGACGTTCAAGAAAAATTTGGTTTCATGGTTAATGCTTTAAAATACGGTACACCTCCGCATGCAGGTTTGGCAATCGGGTTGGATAGATTGATTGCTCTATTATGTAGGACAGAGTCTATTCGTGACGTTATTGCATTCCCGAAAAATTCTTCTGCAAAATGCTTGATGACAGATGCTCCTGTCCACGCAAGCGAAGCTCAATTAAGAGAATTGCACTTGAAACTTGCAGTCAAATCTAAATAATTAAACTTTGATTTAAGAGATTGATACTTCATTTAATCAATCTCTTTTTCAGAGTCGCAATTTGCGAATGAGAAAAGGTAATGGATGACATTGTAAAAATATGGGACGCCGTCCTTGACATAGCAAAAGATGAAATACCCCCGTCTACGTTTGGACCTTGGGTATTGCCTTTGGTGCCACATAATTATGACGGAAATTCTTTTTCGGTTTTGTCGGGGCAGTCTTTAGCTGTGCAAATTATTGCAAAAAATTGCCAACCGATTTTAGTCAGTGCTTTGAAAAAGGTTGTCGGTTCAGAAGTTGCTTTGAACGTCATTTATGATGAAGAATTGTCTAAAAAGCTAAAGAAAAAAAGTGCAAAATCCCGCAGGGAAGATTTGATTGCGGATTTAGAAAATAAGCTTGCCCCATCAAAATACGAGTCTTTGAAGCAGATGCGTTCATCTACAAATTTGAATTTGAAATATAAATTTGAAAATTTTGTTGTAGGTGAAAATTCTAAACTCGCTTATTTTGCCTCGACTGCTGTTGCAAAAGAACCCGGGAAAAAATATAATCCATTATTTATCTATGGGGGTGCTGGGCTTGGCAAAACCCATCTTATGCAAGCTATCGGGCATCAAATTTTGTTTGAGCATGGTTTAAAAGTTAAATTTGTCACTACAGAAGAATTCCTCAATGACCTTATAAATGCAATCTCTCATGGGTCTGATAAGACTACAAAGATGAATAATTTTCGGGATAAATATCGAAAAGTCGATGTTCTTTTGATTGATGATATTCAATTTTTAGAAGGCAAACAGCGTACTGAAATTGAGGTTTTTAATACATTTGAAGCACTCCATAATGCAGGTAAACAAATTGTGATTACAAGTGACAGACCTCCGGAAAATATCCCTGCTTTATCAGATAGGCTTAGAAGCCGCTTCCAATGGGGACTTATGGTCGATATTGGAGTACCTGATTTGGAAACTCGTATGGCAATTTTGCAAAAATTGGCAAGAGAAAATCACATGGAGCTTCCTTTTAATGTCGTTGAATTTTTGGCTCAAGTCTACAAAAACAATGTAAGAGAACTTGAAGGTGCTTTTAACAAAATAAGCGCTTACAGTGCTTTGTATCAAAACGAAATTACTGTTGATGAAGTTAAAAAAATAATTAAATATTCTGAAAACAAAATCAATATCACAATCGACGGAATAATTGACGCTGTTGCCGAGTATTACAATGTGTCTGTTGAAGATTTAAAAGGTACTTCAAGGTTTGCTAAAATAGCTTCCGCAAGGCAAGTTGCAATATATGCTGCTCGTGAGATTACGGGTGAAAGCTTCCCTTATATCGGAGAAAAGTTCGGGAAAAAACATACAACTATTCTCTACTCTTATGAAAAAATTAAAGAGGAAATCTCTAAAAATTCTGAATTATCTCAAGATGTCACGGATTTGATTAACAAAATTAATGATTGAGAATGCTTTTTATATTTATGATAAAATCAGAAGAGTATTTTGAGCGAGGGATATATGAAGCTTACAGTTGAAGAATTGGTAAAAGCAACTAATGCTGAACTTATTAAAGCGGAAGATTTATTGTCTGAGTTTTCCATCTCTACAGATTCAAGAACGGTTAAAAAAGGACAAATTTACTTGCCTTTAAAAGGTGAAAAATTTGACGGTGCTCAGTATATTGCTTCTTCTCTTGAACGTGGTGCGTCTGGTTATTTTACTTCAGACCCTTCTTTGTGCCATGAAGAAGCGACTTGCATTTTTTTGGTAGAAGATACAAAAATCGCTTATCTTCAAATTGCAAGATTTATCCGCAGAAAATATAACCCAATAACAATTGCGATTACAGGTAGTAGCGGAAAAACTACTACTAAAGAAATGATGGCGTCTGTTGCTTCTGTTGCGTTTAAAACTCACAAGTCAATCCTTAATCATAATAACGAAATTGGGCTTTGCCAGACTATATTGTCTATGCCAAAAGATACCAATGTTTTGATTGTTGAAATGGGTATGCGTGGACTTGGCGAAATTGAGTTGCTGTCAAAGTACGCAGAGCCTGATATATCAATCATTGCAAACGTAGGTTCAGCTCATGTCGGGCGATTGGGGTCTTTAAACAATATTGCTCTTGCTAAATGTGAGATAACCTCTCATCAACACAAAGAGGGCACTTTATTCGCTCATGATGACAAGTTGATTAAAAAAAATAACAAATATGAGGGCGAAACTTCTTATTTTTCACTTGATGATTCTGCTTTGAAAATACTGGAGCTCAATTCTACAAACAGTGTTTTTGAATATAAAAATCAAATCTACAAATTAAATATCGAAGGCGAACATAATATCCAAAATGCTTTGCCCGTTATTAATGCAGGTTTGAAATTGGGTATAAAGCCTGAAGATATAACCAAAGGTTTGGCTGAATTTAAGCAAATCGAAAAACGTTGGGAAATGGAAAATATAAGTGGATATAACGTTTTGAACGACAGCTACAACGCAAACCCTGATTCAATGGCAGCTGCTATCAGAACTTTTACAAAAAGCTATGCTTCACCAAAAATACTTGTTCTTGGCGATATGGGCGAGCTTGGGAAAGATGAAAAAAAATATCATAACGAATTGGGTCACATAATAGCTACCATGGATTATGATTGTTTGTTGACCTTTGGTTCACTCGCAAAATTTATCAAGCCTAAAAATATGAGAGTAAGACAACATTTTGAGACTAAAAACGAAATCGTTAGTTACATTAAAGATAATATTCCAAAAGGTGCTAATATTTTGCTCAAAGCCTCAAGGTCTATGAAGTTTGAAGATATAATCGAGGAGTTAAAAAATATATGATTTTGATAATAGTTTCCGCTTTAATAGCGATTGTCTTGTCACTTTTATTCGGTGTTGTGTATGTGCATTTTTTGCAAAAAGGCGGTTATAACCAATATATTTTGGATGTGGCTCCTGAAAACCATGCAAAAAAAGCAGGTACACCTACAACGGGTGGCGTTTTTATTGTGGTGGCTACGGTTTTAGCTTCTATAATAGCATTGCTTATGGAGCAAAAATTGACCACTCCGGCAGCAATTATTTTGATGGCTTTTGTTTTCTATGCTTTTGCTGGTTTTAAAGACGATATTCAAAAAATTAAAAATAAACAAAACAAAGGTTTGACAGCAAAAGGAAAATTATTTTTGCAAATAGTTATAGCCCTTTTGCCTGCTTTATATATGACAGTTACCGGACATACCAATATAACTTTGGGTGGATGGGATTTCAATCTCGGTTGGTTTTATCCTTTCTTCGCAGTTTTCGTGATTACAGGTGTGTCAAATGCAGTTAATCTGACTGATGGTTTAGATGGTTTAGCTGCTTCTAACGTAGTCATTGCGATGGCTGCTTGTGCAATAATAGCTACTTTCTTGGGTAATATTGATATCGGTATCATTGCAGCAGCTACAGCAGGTGCTTCTGCAGGTTTCTTGTATTTTAACAAATATCCGGCTAAGGTTTTTATGGGGGATACCGGTTCTCTTGCTTTAGG
Protein-coding regions in this window:
- a CDS encoding redox-sensing transcriptional repressor Rex is translated as MHKRISEKVINRLTLYHCILVDYMEKNIEVISSPQIAALLQIDDSQVRKDISHLNNIGKCRVGYIVKDLKESIEKTLGFEKPKDAFIVGAGNLGLALAKYDNFESYGLNVLALFDNDPLKVDMSVNSKQIFHISKLPNLTSRLSVEIAILTVPREHAQKTAEFLIDSNIKYIWNFTPSVLNVPSDIQVWNENLMGNFLQFTYNIQ
- the dnaA gene encoding chromosomal replication initiator protein DnaA, with the translated sequence MDDIVKIWDAVLDIAKDEIPPSTFGPWVLPLVPHNYDGNSFSVLSGQSLAVQIIAKNCQPILVSALKKVVGSEVALNVIYDEELSKKLKKKSAKSRREDLIADLENKLAPSKYESLKQMRSSTNLNLKYKFENFVVGENSKLAYFASTAVAKEPGKKYNPLFIYGGAGLGKTHLMQAIGHQILFEHGLKVKFVTTEEFLNDLINAISHGSDKTTKMNNFRDKYRKVDVLLIDDIQFLEGKQRTEIEVFNTFEALHNAGKQIVITSDRPPENIPALSDRLRSRFQWGLMVDIGVPDLETRMAILQKLARENHMELPFNVVEFLAQVYKNNVRELEGAFNKISAYSALYQNEITVDEVKKIIKYSENKINITIDGIIDAVAEYYNVSVEDLKGTSRFAKIASARQVAIYAAREITGESFPYIGEKFGKKHTTILYSYEKIKEEISKNSELSQDVTDLINKIND
- the adhE gene encoding bifunctional acetaldehyde-CoA/alcohol dehydrogenase, yielding MAAKTKKDIEKLEKALNASAVVDSAEALEQLISRVKKAQKIYASFTQEQVDKIFKAAATAADKARIPLAKMAVADTGMGIVEDKIIKNHFASEYIYNKHKNAKTCGIIKTDKTNGIKIVAEPLGLLAGIIPTTNPTSTAIFKSLISLKTRNGIIFSPHPRAKKSTIAAAKLVLDAAVAAGAPEDIIGWIDVPSMELSNALLHHPDINCILATGGPGMVKAAYSSGKPALGVGPGNVPAIIDETADLKMAVSSILMSKTFDNGMICASEQSVTIVKDVYDEVKEEFIYRGAYLLNAKESEAVAKIILTPAGSVNPAIVGQPAYKIAELAGLKVPEDAKVLVSERKDVSVEDPFAHEKLSPILAMYKAKDYEDAVKKAHDLVLLGGAGHSAALYTDARTQERIDYFSHIIPTCRLLINSPSSQGGIGDLYNFKLEPSLTLGCGSWGGNAVSGNVGVEHLLNYKTVAERRENMLWFKVPPKLYFKRGAVDLALRELEGKKRAFIVTDRFLFNSGAVYNITNVLDEIGIDYQIFFDVKPDPTIATINQAMDIIRPYEPDVIISLGGGSPMDAAKIMWLMYEQPDTDFSDISMRFMDIRKRICRIPDLGKKATMVAIPTTSGTGSEVTPFAIITDEKTHVKYAIADYALTPNMAIVDPNFVDGMPKGLTAASGIDALVHAIEAYVSAMATNFTNSNALEASKLVFRYLGRSYSDGANDPIAREKMHYAATIAGMAFANSFLGLCHSMAHKLGAMYNVPHGVANALLIRQVIKYNATDKPKKQAIFPQYKFPNAKAKYAQIADELGLGGKNDDEKVELLIKAIDKLMKEINLPNSIKDFGVSEKEFNERLDELVELAFDDQCTGANPAYPLMEDIKRIYQQAFVGEI
- the aspS gene encoding aspartate--tRNA ligase — encoded protein: MTCKTSMKTNGCGELTSKNIGETITLAGWASAVRDLGGIIFIELRDRTGVFQLVSDPNKNPEVYKIIQKVKSEYVLQATGVISMRPDETYNDKLPTGEVEIYPTELKILSEAQPLPFPLESEDVSEDVRLKYRYLDIRRPQTIENLKVRHNVVSAIRNYLNNNSFLEVETPILINTTPEGARDYLVPSRVHEGKFYALPQSPQIFKQLLMVGGVERYYQVAKCFRDEDLRADRQPEFTQVDMEMSFVNQDDVISMVEGLLIDAFKAAGVEVKPPFVRMPWQEAMDRFGSDKPDTRFGLELFDVTDIMEASTFQAFKDVIAAGGTVRAIRIPGIAGYSRKEMDDVRNLAIKFGAKGLAWVTYMESGEVKSPVFKFLNEEQIAEIQKRANADKGDIVFFVADKPKVVFDVLGRFRLYFGDKLGMIDDKKHNLLWVVDFPMFEWSEEEGRFMAMHHPFTSPNLDDLDKLDADDLGHVNSIAYDIVYNGTELGGGSVRIHSSDVQSKIFKALRLSDEDVQEKFGFMVNALKYGTPPHAGLAIGLDRLIALLCRTESIRDVIAFPKNSSAKCLMTDAPVHASEAQLRELHLKLAVKSK
- a CDS encoding UDP-N-acetylmuramoyl-tripeptide--D-alanyl-D-alanine ligase, producing MKLTVEELVKATNAELIKAEDLLSEFSISTDSRTVKKGQIYLPLKGEKFDGAQYIASSLERGASGYFTSDPSLCHEEATCIFLVEDTKIAYLQIARFIRRKYNPITIAITGSSGKTTTKEMMASVASVAFKTHKSILNHNNEIGLCQTILSMPKDTNVLIVEMGMRGLGEIELLSKYAEPDISIIANVGSAHVGRLGSLNNIALAKCEITSHQHKEGTLFAHDDKLIKKNNKYEGETSYFSLDDSALKILELNSTNSVFEYKNQIYKLNIEGEHNIQNALPVINAGLKLGIKPEDITKGLAEFKQIEKRWEMENISGYNVLNDSYNANPDSMAAAIRTFTKSYASPKILVLGDMGELGKDEKKYHNELGHIIATMDYDCLLTFGSLAKFIKPKNMRVRQHFETKNEIVSYIKDNIPKGANILLKASRSMKFEDIIEELKNI
- the mraY gene encoding phospho-N-acetylmuramoyl-pentapeptide-transferase, which codes for MILIIVSALIAIVLSLLFGVVYVHFLQKGGYNQYILDVAPENHAKKAGTPTTGGVFIVVATVLASIIALLMEQKLTTPAAIILMAFVFYAFAGFKDDIQKIKNKQNKGLTAKGKLFLQIVIALLPALYMTVTGHTNITLGGWDFNLGWFYPFFAVFVITGVSNAVNLTDGLDGLAASNVVIAMAACAIIATFLGNIDIGIIAAATAGASAGFLYFNKYPAKVFMGDTGSLALGGMLGTLAVMGKFELWLIPIGIIFFCETMSVILQVASYKFTGNRIFKMSPIHHHFELCGWKETKIVAVFTAITTIFCILAVILFLCTFVG
- a CDS encoding YitT family protein; its protein translation is MQNLIRKFIFLTLGAIIAAFALEGFLVPNRIIDGGVVGISIMCHTLTSKPLGLFIFCLNLPFLFLAYKKFGKRFVLSTLYSVSVLSIFVTVFKTTQVTNDFTLAAVFGGVILGLGVGLILRNEGSLDGTEIVSIRLAKKIGFSVGEIIMFFNVFIFLAAGFLYGWSQAMYSILTYFIAYKVIDIVIEGLNESKSIRVVSDFSNEIGQAIINDLDASVTYIDAEGGFSGAKKRIVFCIISRLELMKLKKIIKDIDPTAFIAIENVHEVEGVRIKKKKI